One stretch of Sphingomonas sp. HF-S4 DNA includes these proteins:
- a CDS encoding methyl-accepting chemotaxis protein, which produces MLSVLRDEVDTFASTSEEIAARTNLLALNAAIEAARSGEAGRGFSVVAQEVKALAQQARHASLEFRSEVRERLALGAGIADEMVGEIEGTRLVELAQALIQNVTRHLYDRSVDLRLMASDAEVIAATLDPTPEKIAAAQERLAVFARTSPYYLNAFVADRDGRIVISSDPNARVRQTNVANASQFLKAMGSTHHDQWFTDEVWQNPWSEHRAVLVFVTGIRERGAGGRPAGVFYVEFDWESRIPAIISDRSLFAEREWARTRISIVDESARIVADSSGMRFGETVPLPRNAVRGAEARADTTIAFATAASYHGFDGLGLRCVIEQKMISLDEIQAALGGLGKRKAS; this is translated from the coding sequence TTGTTGTCCGTCCTTCGCGACGAGGTCGACACTTTCGCCAGCACGAGCGAGGAAATCGCCGCGCGCACCAACCTGCTCGCGCTCAACGCCGCGATCGAGGCCGCCCGCTCAGGCGAGGCCGGGCGCGGCTTTTCGGTGGTCGCGCAGGAAGTCAAGGCGCTCGCCCAGCAGGCGCGCCACGCCAGCCTCGAGTTCCGCTCCGAAGTCCGCGAGCGACTCGCGCTCGGCGCGGGCATCGCCGACGAGATGGTCGGGGAGATCGAAGGCACCCGCCTCGTCGAGCTCGCCCAGGCGCTGATCCAGAACGTCACGCGCCACCTCTACGATCGCAGCGTCGATCTGCGCCTGATGGCCTCGGACGCGGAAGTCATCGCGGCGACGCTGGATCCGACGCCCGAGAAGATCGCCGCCGCGCAGGAACGCCTCGCGGTGTTCGCGCGGACATCGCCTTATTATCTCAACGCCTTCGTCGCCGATCGCGACGGGCGGATCGTGATCTCGTCGGACCCCAATGCGCGCGTCCGCCAGACCAATGTCGCCAACGCCTCGCAATTCCTCAAGGCGATGGGCAGCACGCACCACGACCAGTGGTTCACCGACGAGGTCTGGCAGAACCCCTGGTCCGAGCACCGCGCGGTGCTCGTCTTCGTCACCGGCATCCGCGAGCGCGGCGCCGGCGGCCGGCCCGCCGGGGTATTCTATGTCGAATTCGACTGGGAAAGCCGCATCCCGGCGATCATCTCCGATCGCTCGCTGTTCGCCGAGCGCGAATGGGCGCGTACGCGCATCTCGATCGTCGACGAATCGGCGCGGATCGTCGCCGACTCGTCGGGCATGCGCTTCGGCGAGACGGTTCCCCTGCCACGCAATGCCGTCCGCGGCGCCGAGGCACGCGCCGACACGACGATCGCCTTCGCCACGGCCGCCAGCTATCACGGCTTCGACGGGCTCGGGCTGCGCTGCGTGATCGAGCAGAAGATGATCAGCCTGGACGAGATCCAGGCGGCTTTGGGCGGGTTGGGCAAGCGCAAGGCCTCTTAG